From a single Pseudomonas triticicola genomic region:
- a CDS encoding TIR domain-containing protein, whose amino-acid sequence MRKPRIFIASAVESLDVADAFNVNLDHQAEVTVWKHGFNLSQNTIDSLVKMAESVDFAIFIFTPDDIAEIRDQKKHIVRDNVLFELGLFVGTLGKERCFIVKPRDTELHFPTDLLGLTPADYNGERSDGNLEAAVNHPCVLIKKEVANLSLLSQDLNIQKKPRRKAGYNYKLGDVEHRLLAKVLESYASSPNGVSVWSTFNDLKGVEQGILSLAAIKLERVGFLDKSIAIDEEYNGSEYYAFSITADGIDYLLENEELLHKANKKVGTVNFDTDIPF is encoded by the coding sequence ATGAGAAAGCCAAGAATATTTATAGCTTCAGCAGTAGAGAGCTTGGATGTGGCTGATGCGTTCAACGTAAACCTAGATCATCAGGCAGAGGTAACGGTTTGGAAGCATGGTTTTAACCTTTCTCAGAACACTATTGACTCTCTGGTAAAAATGGCGGAATCCGTGGATTTCGCAATTTTCATTTTTACACCAGATGATATCGCAGAAATCAGAGACCAAAAAAAGCACATCGTACGAGATAATGTGCTTTTTGAACTTGGCCTATTTGTCGGTACGCTAGGTAAAGAGAGATGCTTCATCGTTAAACCTAGAGACACCGAGTTGCATTTCCCGACTGATCTTTTGGGGCTTACACCGGCGGATTACAATGGCGAAAGGTCTGATGGAAATTTGGAGGCCGCTGTAAATCACCCGTGCGTACTAATCAAGAAGGAAGTTGCAAATTTAAGCTTGCTTTCACAAGATCTAAATATTCAGAAAAAGCCGCGCAGAAAGGCTGGATACAATTATAAACTGGGTGACGTGGAACATCGCCTTTTGGCAAAAGTTCTTGAAAGTTATGCCAGCTCACCGAATGGCGTATCTGTATGGAGTACATTCAACGACCTGAAAGGTGTTGAGCAAGGGATACTGAGTTTAGCGGCGATTAAGCTAGAAAGAGTAGGCTTTCTAGATAAGAGCATCGCTATCGACGAAGAGTATAACGGATCTGAATATTATGCATTCTCAATAACTGCCGACGGGATAGATTATCTTCTTGAAAATGAGGAGCTGCTCCACAAGGCAAATAAAAAAGTAGGTACAGTTAATTTCGACACAGATATTCCATTCTGA